From Candidatus Nanoarchaeia archaeon, one genomic window encodes:
- a CDS encoding ribbon-helix-helix domain-containing protein, translating into METVSVRFEKRFLQDMEQVMKSHRYATKTEFIREAVREKIRDLETQHALQRLERAYGSGKKDKKITDEDIHRAGEEAFKEIAKKLGVE; encoded by the coding sequence ATGGAGACCGTCTCAGTCAGATTTGAAAAGAGATTCCTGCAGGACATGGAGCAGGTGATGAAAAGCCATAGGTACGCGACAAAAACAGAGTTCATACGCGAAGCTGTGAGAGAAAAGATCAGGGATCTGGAGACGCAGCACGCTCTGCAGAGGCTGGAAAGGGCGTATGGCTCAGGTAAAAAAGACAAAAAGATCACTGATGAGGATATCCACCGAGCAGGAGAAGAAGCATTTAAAGAGATTGCCAAGAAATTAGGCGTTGAGTAG
- a CDS encoding PIN domain-containing protein: MQNIYYLDTSIWIDIHLKRGHNGEAAKKLMEKIILGNHLVLYSDSVVTEFKKLGLQEHEIHQLLSIAKPDNIKRTSATKREIEEAKRLAMQRDVPMRDALHAVIARNHGTQLVSRDRHFDRLRDITKAKLPENLLNA, translated from the coding sequence ACGTCCATATGGATAGATATCCATCTTAAAAGAGGGCATAATGGAGAAGCAGCTAAAAAACTCATGGAAAAAATCATTTTAGGGAATCATCTTGTTCTCTACTCTGATAGTGTTGTGACTGAGTTCAAGAAGCTTGGCTTGCAGGAACATGAGATTCATCAGTTATTGTCCATAGCAAAGCCCGACAATATAAAACGCACTTCTGCAACCAAAAGAGAGATTGAAGAGGCAAAACGATTAGCCATGCAAAGGGATGTACCTATGCGTGATGCCCTTCATGCAGTGATTGCCCGTAACCATGGAACTCAGCTTGTGTCCAGAGATAGGCATTTCGACAGGCTGAGAGATATAACAAAAGCAAAACTCCCTGAAAATCTACTCAACGCCTAA